In the Actinomycetota bacterium genome, one interval contains:
- a CDS encoding PBP1A family penicillin-binding protein codes for MAAPRVRAVALAAACCLLGAACSLAPVDLKNERPLAVRTTITAADGTLLARLFKQNRVLVGPKEIPSVLKEAVLAAEDARFFEHSGYDLRSIARAALVNIDEGEVEQGGSTITQQYVKNTFFRDAPRTFERKARELRLAIEVERRYSKEEILDRYLNTVYLGQGAYGVKVAAKTYFGRGLATLTLREAALLAALIKAPSYYDPRDHPKRALERRNYVLDRLVALNKIDRATANKTKNMTLGVIPDPPKTRTREPYFVEAVKREVMKDRRLGRGEDERAQALYKGGLRIQTTLDPRLQEAAVQAVENNLGLPGDPEAALVAIRPQTGEIVAMVGGRDWNASQVNLALGKEGGGSGRQPGSAFKPIVAAAALEQGISLDTRFGAGPASFLLPDGSTWTVRNSEGTSGGTLPLDEATVRSVNGVYARLALEIGPGTIATQAKLMGIRSKLPVYPSIALGSAQVSVLDMATAYATLANNGTAIEPTTIKEVRTGTGEIIKPEQQVVPEAVSPGNAFLLTKVLEQVIERGTGQAADIGRPAAGKTGTTNEYNDAWFAGYTPDLAVAVWVGYRYPKPMTNVHGIRVFGGTFPAQIWRDFMLAAHAGLPVKRFKLPKSDLVTVMIDPVTGLLAAPWCPGKPQTMLRQLAPTEYCPPPPPAPVPTLSPGATPSPAGTRRPSPEATVGARGNASPEPTPSGQTSPTPRPTRTG; via the coding sequence GTGGCAGCTCCCCGCGTGCGAGCGGTCGCACTGGCTGCAGCCTGCTGCCTCTTGGGTGCCGCCTGCTCGCTCGCTCCGGTAGACCTGAAGAACGAGCGCCCTCTCGCCGTCCGCACCACGATCACCGCCGCAGACGGAACACTCCTAGCGCGCTTGTTCAAGCAGAACCGTGTCTTGGTGGGGCCGAAGGAGATCCCGTCTGTCCTGAAGGAGGCGGTGCTGGCGGCCGAGGACGCACGGTTCTTCGAACATTCCGGTTACGACCTGCGCTCGATAGCCCGCGCTGCCCTCGTGAACATCGACGAGGGCGAGGTCGAACAAGGCGGGTCGACGATCACACAGCAGTACGTGAAGAACACCTTCTTCCGGGACGCGCCGCGGACGTTCGAACGAAAGGCGCGCGAGCTTCGCCTCGCGATCGAGGTGGAACGGCGCTACAGCAAAGAAGAGATCCTCGACCGGTACCTCAACACCGTGTACCTGGGACAGGGCGCCTACGGCGTGAAGGTCGCGGCGAAGACGTACTTCGGACGCGGCCTCGCGACGCTCACGCTTCGCGAGGCCGCACTGTTGGCCGCGCTTATCAAGGCTCCGTCGTACTACGACCCGCGCGACCATCCGAAGCGCGCGCTGGAGCGGCGCAACTACGTCCTCGATCGACTCGTCGCTCTGAACAAGATCGATCGCGCCACCGCGAACAAGACCAAGAACATGACGCTCGGGGTCATCCCCGACCCGCCGAAGACGCGGACGCGCGAGCCGTACTTCGTCGAGGCCGTCAAGCGCGAGGTGATGAAAGACCGTCGCTTGGGTCGGGGCGAAGACGAGCGGGCGCAGGCCCTCTACAAGGGCGGGTTGCGGATCCAGACAACCCTCGACCCGCGGCTCCAGGAGGCCGCGGTGCAGGCGGTCGAAAACAACCTGGGGCTCCCCGGTGACCCCGAAGCCGCGCTCGTCGCGATCCGCCCGCAGACCGGCGAGATCGTCGCGATGGTCGGTGGCCGCGACTGGAACGCCTCGCAGGTCAACCTCGCGCTCGGCAAGGAAGGCGGTGGGTCGGGGCGGCAGCCGGGCTCTGCGTTCAAGCCGATCGTCGCGGCCGCCGCGCTGGAGCAGGGGATCTCGTTGGACACGCGCTTCGGCGCGGGTCCGGCCTCGTTCTTGCTGCCCGACGGGTCGACCTGGACCGTTCGCAACTCGGAGGGGACCTCGGGAGGAACGCTGCCGTTGGACGAAGCAACGGTGCGCTCCGTCAACGGGGTCTACGCGCGCCTCGCTCTCGAGATCGGGCCGGGGACCATCGCGACGCAGGCGAAGCTGATGGGGATCCGCTCGAAGCTTCCGGTCTACCCGTCGATAGCCCTGGGCTCGGCACAGGTGAGCGTTCTGGACATGGCGACGGCCTACGCAACGCTCGCCAACAACGGCACCGCGATAGAGCCCACGACGATCAAGGAGGTGCGTACCGGCACCGGTGAGATCATCAAGCCGGAGCAGCAGGTGGTGCCCGAAGCCGTGTCGCCGGGGAACGCCTTCCTCCTGACGAAGGTGCTCGAGCAGGTGATCGAGCGAGGCACGGGGCAAGCCGCGGACATCGGACGGCCCGCGGCGGGCAAGACGGGAACGACCAACGAGTACAACGACGCCTGGTTCGCCGGCTACACGCCCGACCTGGCCGTGGCGGTCTGGGTCGGATATCGCTACCCGAAGCCGATGACGAACGTCCATGGGATCCGCGTGTTCGGCGGGACGTTCCCGGCGCAGATATGGAGAGACTTCATGCTGGCCGCCCACGCAGGGCTTCCGGTGAAGCGCTTCAAGTTGCCCAAGAGCGACCTCGTGACCGTGATGATCGACCCGGTCACCGGGCTTCTGGCGGCGCCGTGGTGTCCGGGGAAGCCGCAGACGATGCTTCGCCAGCTGGCCCCCACGGAGTACTGTCCACCACCGCCACCGGCACCAGTTCCGACCTTGTCACCGGGGGCCACCCCGTCACCGGCCGGCACGCGCCGGCCCTCGCCGGAGGCGACGGTGGGTGCGCGCGGCAACGCCAGCCCTGAGCCGACGCCGTCAGGGCAGACCTCGCCAACACCCCGCCCCACGCGTACCGGCTAA
- a CDS encoding sensor histidine kinase, with amino-acid sequence MATLADRILAVSPLTRPEAEHLRSLCRSWQVLADLSFSDLLLYVKVADEDSFEISAQLRPFTSQTLYPQDLVGHRVTQPEQPIVERAFREGRVWAQADPVLVDGIPIRMDAVPVRYGERVVGVVTKEGSPATSRRPGRMEQVYLDAAEHVSQMISAGTFPYPDTPAGDWPRVGDGLLTFDEAGHLTWASPNAVSSLRRLGVAQNVLGRELDELGLGQTPVKEALLEGRLLDGELSRGDTHIRLRVLPLFEGERVAGGLALSRDVSELRQKDRVILVKDATIREIHHRVKNNLQTIASLLRLQGRRVHSEEAKAALNESVVRIGSIALVHETLAENPQDVAEFGEVARRIGQMVGDGLVLPHQSVDVKVSGVAGALGADLATPLAVTLAELLQNAIEHAFPDDRAGTIKVELSREDDHVVMVVWDDGIGISTNVLSGARLGLQIVRSLIDELGGTMTVAADDGTRVEVRVPAPR; translated from the coding sequence ATGGCGACGCTCGCCGACCGCATCCTCGCCGTCTCGCCGCTCACCCGCCCCGAGGCCGAGCATCTGCGCAGCCTGTGCCGGTCGTGGCAGGTGCTGGCCGACCTCTCCTTCTCGGACCTCTTGCTCTACGTGAAGGTTGCCGACGAGGACTCTTTCGAGATCTCCGCGCAGCTGCGGCCGTTCACGTCCCAGACGTTGTACCCGCAGGACCTCGTGGGGCACCGGGTGACGCAGCCGGAGCAACCGATCGTGGAGCGGGCATTCCGCGAGGGCCGCGTGTGGGCGCAGGCGGATCCGGTGCTGGTCGACGGGATCCCGATCCGGATGGATGCGGTGCCGGTGCGGTATGGGGAACGCGTGGTCGGCGTCGTCACGAAGGAGGGCAGTCCCGCCACCTCTCGCAGGCCGGGCCGGATGGAGCAGGTGTACCTGGACGCGGCCGAGCATGTCTCGCAGATGATCAGCGCCGGCACGTTCCCGTACCCCGACACGCCCGCGGGCGATTGGCCGCGTGTCGGTGACGGGCTTTTGACGTTCGACGAGGCGGGTCACCTCACCTGGGCTTCGCCGAACGCCGTGAGCTCGCTGCGGCGGCTGGGGGTCGCGCAGAACGTCCTGGGGCGCGAGCTGGACGAGCTGGGGCTGGGGCAGACCCCGGTGAAGGAGGCCCTGCTGGAGGGCCGTCTCCTGGACGGTGAGCTGTCGCGCGGTGACACTCACATCCGGCTCCGTGTGCTCCCTCTGTTCGAGGGCGAACGTGTGGCGGGTGGCCTCGCGCTTTCCCGCGACGTCTCCGAGCTGCGTCAGAAGGATCGGGTCATCTTGGTGAAGGACGCGACGATCCGAGAGATCCATCACCGTGTGAAGAACAACCTGCAGACGATCGCATCGCTGCTGCGCTTGCAGGGTCGGAGGGTTCACTCCGAGGAAGCCAAGGCCGCGTTGAACGAGAGCGTCGTTCGCATCGGCTCGATCGCGCTGGTGCACGAGACGTTGGCCGAGAACCCGCAAGACGTGGCCGAGTTCGGAGAGGTCGCCCGCCGGATCGGTCAGATGGTCGGAGACGGCTTGGTGCTCCCGCACCAAAGCGTGGACGTCAAGGTGTCGGGCGTGGCCGGGGCGCTGGGGGCGGATCTCGCGACGCCGCTGGCGGTCACGCTTGCAGAGCTGTTGCAGAACGCGATCGAGCATGCGTTCCCCGACGATCGCGCCGGGACGATCAAGGTCGAGTTATCGCGCGAAGACGACCACGTGGTGATGGTCGTGTGGGACGACGGGATCGGGATCTCGACCAACGTGCTGAGCGGCGCGCGGCTCGGTCTCCAGATCGTCCGCTCGTTGATCGACGAGCTGGGCGGGACGATGACCGTCGCGGCGGACGACGGAACTCGCGTCGAGGTGCGGGTGCCCGCGCCGCGTTAG
- a CDS encoding metallophosphatase family protein, giving the protein MRIAVLADIHGNLVALEAVVEDIAKHSPDQIWCGGDLGWLGPRAQECIAVVREAGWPTVKGNTDVWITGDPQTVEDEDSRSTLIGVAGAHDVSEDDVRWLISLPLGHAGPGSILMVHGTPESPFTAPFPDEPPAAFAPYEGKAGLVLFGHVHIPFVRRLSDGTVVANPGSVGLPVEGQDASYMIVDQHGPHWTIHHHHVAFDVDEAISQARDFGGPAGERFIALLRD; this is encoded by the coding sequence ATGCGCATAGCCGTGCTCGCCGACATCCATGGGAACCTCGTCGCGCTCGAGGCCGTCGTCGAAGACATCGCGAAGCATTCGCCCGATCAGATCTGGTGTGGAGGCGACCTTGGGTGGCTGGGCCCACGCGCGCAGGAATGCATAGCCGTCGTGCGAGAGGCGGGGTGGCCGACGGTGAAGGGCAACACCGACGTCTGGATCACCGGCGATCCGCAGACGGTGGAAGACGAAGACTCCAGGTCCACCCTCATCGGGGTCGCGGGAGCTCACGACGTTTCCGAAGACGACGTGCGCTGGTTGATATCGCTGCCGCTGGGACATGCAGGACCCGGCTCGATCCTGATGGTGCACGGGACGCCGGAGTCTCCGTTCACCGCACCCTTCCCCGACGAACCTCCCGCTGCCTTCGCTCCGTACGAAGGCAAAGCGGGGCTCGTGCTGTTCGGCCACGTCCACATCCCGTTCGTCCGGCGCCTGAGCGACGGGACCGTAGTTGCGAACCCGGGCTCCGTTGGGCTGCCGGTCGAGGGACAGGACGCCTCGTACATGATCGTGGACCAGCACGGTCCCCACTGGACGATCCACCACCACCACGTCGCGTTCGACGTCGATGAAGCGATCTCGCAGGCGCGCGACTTCGGCGGTCCCGCGGGAGAACGCTTCATCGCGCTCCTCCGCGACTAG
- a CDS encoding DUF2203 domain-containing protein yields the protein MSEKRYTVREANALLPYLAPTLVELRQKSEEAIRIQEAIEQSSVSNGGSAKRERWTRTLARVQELIDRLNEWEIELRDLDSGLVDFPAVIAGSDAYLCWRLGEPAVAHWHSPEDGFQGRRPL from the coding sequence GTGAGCGAGAAGCGCTACACCGTCCGGGAGGCGAACGCGCTGCTGCCCTACCTCGCCCCGACGCTCGTCGAGCTGCGACAGAAGTCCGAAGAAGCCATTCGGATCCAGGAAGCGATAGAGCAGTCGAGCGTCTCGAACGGCGGTTCGGCCAAACGCGAGAGGTGGACCCGCACGCTTGCGCGCGTGCAAGAGCTGATCGATCGTCTGAACGAGTGGGAGATCGAGCTGAGAGACCTAGACAGCGGCCTGGTGGACTTCCCGGCGGTCATCGCGGGATCCGATGCGTATCTGTGTTGGCGGTTGGGCGAACCGGCCGTCGCGCACTGGCACTCGCCCGAGGACGGGTTCCAGGGCCGCAGACCGCTCTAG
- a CDS encoding enoyl-CoA hydratase/isomerase family protein produces the protein MILLDSSDDGRVATLTLNRPDGRNALSVAMCDAIVGGIREVDGSAARVLVVKGAGPVFCSGADLAAVSGTGALQFLPAFERMLDALARHRLPTIASIHGAALGGGFQLASVCDFRMAESVAKIGIPSSKLGILVNFENIERLVLLAGQAIAKEMLMSGRTYSGEEAQAAGIITRSIAPEHLEAATQNLARELSQRAPLSVQGTKVSIQAVLDHLGSTREDKKQVVTELDRLVAAVYASEDLQEGLRALSENRPPDFKGH, from the coding sequence ATGATCCTCCTAGACAGCAGCGACGATGGCCGCGTAGCTACCCTCACCCTGAATCGCCCGGACGGGCGCAATGCGCTCTCGGTCGCGATGTGCGACGCCATCGTGGGCGGCATCAGGGAGGTCGACGGGAGCGCCGCGCGGGTGCTGGTCGTCAAGGGTGCGGGCCCCGTCTTCTGCTCGGGCGCCGACCTCGCGGCCGTGTCTGGCACTGGCGCGCTGCAGTTCCTGCCGGCCTTCGAGCGCATGCTCGACGCGCTCGCTCGGCATCGGCTCCCAACGATCGCCTCGATCCACGGGGCCGCTCTCGGTGGCGGGTTCCAGCTAGCCAGCGTCTGTGACTTCCGGATGGCGGAGTCCGTGGCAAAGATCGGCATCCCGTCCTCGAAGCTCGGCATCCTTGTGAACTTCGAGAACATAGAGCGCCTCGTGCTCCTCGCCGGGCAAGCCATCGCGAAAGAGATGTTGATGTCCGGTCGGACGTACTCGGGCGAGGAGGCCCAGGCCGCGGGGATCATCACGCGGTCGATCGCGCCGGAGCACCTCGAGGCGGCGACTCAGAACCTGGCCCGCGAGCTGTCACAGCGCGCCCCGCTGTCGGTCCAGGGCACCAAGGTGTCCATCCAAGCGGTCCTGGATCACCTCGGCAGCACGCGGGAAGACAAGAAGCAGGTGGTGACGGAGCTCGACCGGCTGGTCGCCGCGGTGTACGCGAGCGAGGATCTACAGGAGGGGTTGCGCGCTCTATCCGAGAACCGCCCCCCGGATTTCAAGGGCCACTGA
- a CDS encoding biotin/lipoyl-binding carrier protein: MAEEVVAEMVANVWKVLVIPGDAIEEGDAICILESMKMEIPVEATASGTISELLTSEGDVVQEGDVIAVIDPS, translated from the coding sequence ATGGCTGAGGAGGTCGTGGCCGAGATGGTCGCGAACGTGTGGAAGGTGCTCGTCATCCCCGGCGACGCGATCGAAGAGGGCGACGCGATCTGCATCCTCGAATCGATGAAGATGGAGATCCCGGTCGAGGCGACGGCATCGGGCACGATCAGCGAGCTCCTGACGTCCGAGGGAGACGTCGTACAAGAGGGAGACGTGATCGCGGTTATAGACCCCTCATGA